In one window of Arthrobacter pascens DNA:
- a CDS encoding recombinase family protein gives MKRVAVYVRQSEDKTGEGAAIERQERDCRLIAEAKGWEVAKVYRDNSISASSGKNRPSFEQLVGDIERGQVDALVVWHLDRLTRSIADLTRVIDAGKARNVNIASVHGVSIDLGDPTGIAVATILAAIAAMEVQHKGNRQRTANRKRASEGNAYWSRRPFGYDRGESGVFVVEDEARLIREGAVSILEGATVASVAKQWNGLGYTTTAGGAWGVTQVRRLLINPRMAGRRIYNGEDMGSGEWDAILDEETHRRLEEKLTDPRRRTAPQDLNTKYLLSGICVCSVCGDKMYASPMGKGKVNNMVYRCFGYHITRRMDLVDGVVEDVVMGILSRPDAARLFSRSDDLRALRARAVELRERRDALAAMLADGLLSAAAVREQAGKLGADLATVEGAIGAHETLNPMAAIAGAANVPEQWAALPLENKRQIIRALMDVTVEKAGKGIRFTPDQIRIEPKGQAA, from the coding sequence ATGAAACGCGTAGCGGTGTATGTGAGGCAGAGCGAGGACAAGACCGGCGAGGGTGCCGCGATTGAACGTCAAGAGCGGGATTGCCGTCTAATAGCGGAGGCCAAGGGCTGGGAGGTGGCCAAGGTCTACCGGGACAACTCCATCAGTGCGTCCAGCGGCAAGAACCGGCCCAGCTTTGAGCAACTGGTGGGTGACATTGAGCGCGGGCAGGTGGACGCCCTGGTGGTGTGGCACCTGGACCGCCTCACTCGTTCCATCGCGGACCTTACCCGCGTCATCGACGCCGGTAAGGCGCGGAACGTGAACATAGCGTCCGTGCATGGCGTCTCCATCGACCTGGGCGACCCTACCGGCATTGCCGTGGCAACCATCCTGGCCGCCATTGCCGCCATGGAGGTCCAGCACAAGGGAAACCGTCAGCGGACCGCCAACAGGAAACGCGCGTCGGAGGGTAACGCCTACTGGTCACGCCGCCCGTTCGGATATGACCGCGGGGAGTCCGGGGTCTTTGTGGTGGAGGATGAGGCCCGGCTGATCCGGGAGGGCGCCGTGAGCATCCTTGAGGGCGCCACCGTCGCCTCCGTTGCCAAACAGTGGAACGGCCTGGGCTACACCACCACGGCTGGCGGTGCGTGGGGTGTCACCCAGGTCCGGCGGCTCCTTATCAACCCGCGCATGGCAGGCCGCCGGATATACAACGGCGAGGACATGGGGTCCGGGGAATGGGACGCCATCCTGGACGAGGAAACCCACCGCCGCCTTGAGGAGAAACTGACGGACCCGCGTCGCCGGACCGCACCCCAGGATCTCAACACTAAGTACCTGCTATCGGGAATATGCGTCTGTTCCGTCTGCGGTGACAAGATGTACGCCTCCCCCATGGGCAAAGGCAAGGTCAACAACATGGTGTACCGGTGCTTCGGCTACCACATCACCCGCCGTATGGATCTGGTGGACGGCGTGGTGGAGGACGTGGTCATGGGCATCCTGTCCCGGCCGGACGCGGCCCGCCTGTTCTCCCGGTCCGATGACCTCCGCGCCCTGCGAGCGCGGGCCGTGGAGCTACGTGAACGCCGTGACGCCCTCGCGGCGATGCTGGCGGACGGGCTCCTGTCCGCCGCCGCGGTCCGGGAACAGGCGGGCAAGCTGGGCGCGGACCTGGCCACGGTGGAGGGGGCCATTGGCGCCCACGAGACGCTCAACCCGATGGCTGCCATCGCGGGGGCGGCGAACGTCCCGGAACAGTGGGCTGCCCTCCCCCTTGAGAACAAGCGGCAGATTATCCGCGCCCTCATGGACGTCACCGTGGAAAAGGCAGGTAAGGGGATCCGGTTCACGCCGGACCAGATCCGGATTGAACCGAAAGGACAGGCAGCATGA
- a CDS encoding AAA family ATPase — protein MRAEKSPGGGSGAIHQQGVQALPPQSLPSGGAVYGEAFDLYRDAGWLGVLPIPARQKKPVPAGYTGRDGAWPSYSDVYDWSEQFPDGNIALRLPPGVIGIDVDHYDGKDGGGTLAALQDAYGPLPETWRTGSRADGVSGIRLYCVPEGLRWPGDLGNGIEVIQTRHRYAVVWPSIHPNGGTYRWTGPDGVIRASGVPSPADLVPLPQPWIDGLTSGATEQHVTAAALDAAAVNAWLADRGAGESCRRMAHAAQGYAAALALGQRSRHDAAMDAAMGVCHLAAEGHNGALEALGVVRSEFLDAVDGDRTPEEAAAEWDRLQDGAVSIAAARSVATADPCADPLAQLEGLIMPEDRPVALAVLAPVAEAAPAVADVQGVVERVLPVVNWADRWDRPIVQEWIVEPILPARRLVALYSPPKMGKSLLMLEIAAAVASGREVLGTVPAPRRVLYVDFENDIDADVIPRLKAMGYQAADLGRLDYLSFPSMAALDTERGSLELMAALDTYRSEVVVVDTVSRAVEGLENENDTWLNFYRHTGLKLKQRGVSLVRLDHSGKDETKGQRGGSAKSGDVDAVWRLSTVVQDKTFRLDCEAARMPITEKTLIFERLQDPLRHKVEGAGAAAAFRHKEAAVVAFMDQEDLPLDTGRKTLRAALSGSGITASNNVLDAAIKARRDRHGMPMQDSLEGLV, from the coding sequence GTGAGGGCAGAGAAAAGCCCCGGTGGGGGATCCGGGGCGATTCACCAGCAAGGCGTCCAAGCTTTACCTCCCCAGAGTTTACCCAGCGGAGGCGCCGTTTACGGGGAGGCGTTCGACCTGTACCGGGACGCCGGGTGGCTGGGTGTCCTGCCCATCCCGGCCCGCCAGAAAAAGCCCGTGCCCGCCGGGTACACGGGACGGGACGGGGCGTGGCCCAGCTACTCGGACGTCTATGACTGGTCCGAACAGTTCCCGGACGGAAACATAGCCCTCCGTCTGCCCCCGGGCGTTATCGGGATCGACGTGGACCACTATGACGGCAAGGACGGCGGCGGGACCCTTGCCGCCCTCCAGGACGCCTATGGGCCGTTGCCGGAAACGTGGCGGACCGGGTCCAGGGCGGACGGCGTGTCCGGGATCCGCCTCTATTGCGTGCCGGAGGGACTCCGGTGGCCCGGGGACCTGGGCAACGGGATAGAGGTCATCCAGACCAGGCACCGCTACGCCGTGGTGTGGCCGTCGATCCACCCCAACGGCGGGACCTACCGCTGGACCGGGCCGGACGGCGTCATCCGCGCCAGCGGCGTCCCCTCCCCGGCGGACCTGGTACCCCTGCCCCAACCGTGGATTGACGGCCTCACGTCCGGCGCGACTGAGCAACACGTCACAGCCGCCGCACTGGACGCCGCCGCCGTCAACGCCTGGCTGGCGGACCGCGGGGCCGGGGAATCTTGCCGCCGGATGGCCCACGCCGCCCAGGGTTACGCCGCGGCGCTCGCGTTGGGGCAACGCTCCAGGCATGACGCGGCCATGGATGCCGCGATGGGTGTTTGCCACCTGGCGGCGGAGGGCCACAACGGGGCGCTGGAGGCCCTGGGCGTGGTCCGGTCCGAGTTCCTGGACGCCGTGGACGGAGACCGTACGCCGGAGGAGGCCGCCGCGGAATGGGACCGCCTCCAGGACGGCGCCGTGAGTATCGCCGCCGCCCGGTCCGTGGCCACCGCGGATCCTTGCGCGGATCCGCTCGCCCAACTGGAGGGCCTCATCATGCCGGAGGACCGGCCGGTGGCGCTCGCGGTCCTTGCCCCCGTAGCCGAGGCGGCCCCGGCCGTGGCGGACGTCCAGGGCGTGGTGGAGCGGGTCCTCCCGGTGGTGAACTGGGCGGATCGTTGGGACCGTCCCATCGTCCAGGAGTGGATTGTGGAGCCGATCCTCCCGGCCCGGCGGCTGGTGGCGCTGTACTCCCCGCCCAAGATGGGAAAGTCCCTCCTCATGCTGGAGATAGCCGCCGCCGTCGCCTCCGGCCGGGAAGTCCTGGGCACAGTGCCAGCGCCCCGGCGGGTCCTCTACGTGGACTTTGAGAACGACATTGACGCGGACGTCATCCCCCGGCTCAAGGCCATGGGATACCAGGCGGCGGACCTGGGGCGGCTTGACTACCTGTCATTCCCGTCCATGGCCGCGCTGGACACTGAGCGCGGATCCTTGGAACTCATGGCGGCCCTGGACACTTACCGGTCTGAGGTGGTGGTGGTAGACACCGTCTCCCGCGCCGTGGAGGGCCTGGAAAACGAGAATGACACCTGGCTCAACTTCTACAGGCACACCGGCCTCAAGCTCAAACAGCGCGGCGTTTCCCTGGTCCGGCTGGACCACTCCGGCAAGGACGAAACGAAAGGCCAGCGCGGCGGGTCCGCCAAGAGCGGTGACGTGGACGCCGTGTGGAGGCTCTCCACCGTAGTCCAGGACAAAACTTTCCGCCTGGACTGTGAAGCGGCCCGGATGCCCATCACGGAGAAAACACTCATCTTTGAGCGCCTCCAGGATCCGCTCCGGCACAAGGTAGAGGGCGCCGGAGCCGCGGCCGCGTTCCGGCACAAGGAGGCGGCGGTGGTGGCGTTCATGGACCAGGAGGACCTCCCGCTGGACACCGGCCGCAAAACGTTGCGGGCCGCCCTCTCCGGGTCCGGGATCACCGCCTCAAACAACGTCCTGGACGCCGCCATCAAGGCCCGCCGGGACCGCCACGGGATGCCCATGCAGGACTCCCTTGAGGGGCTGGTTTAG
- a CDS encoding phage major capsid protein gives MSIHVKRAAALKSAQAIIDAAKSGGRDLTDQEVTQVEGLHAEIKGYDASIARVGGQKSLTQAIAEAAGPMGESGDGTQYLDLGSKAHAITLTYAMKGTTPEGAKALVTNGSVVVGTPLIDTTPVTLGRPLRSFLEAIPSVERPAAYSYLAQSVRTENAAVVSNGAVKPTSVLSLVKKDGKLSVIATLSELMDKFVLSDGEALQTWVGQELTQSVLTALETQVLSGNGTGDNLTGLANTSGIQTFTSTAGNTDKLVELRKALTKLETAGEVPVQFILNPADWEALTIKRNASGEFDTGSAINAETRKAWGVPVALSNSLAANSYYLLGEGAAVIGRDAGIVTEWGTPGDAFTRNQVQARTEGRFSLECRRPSAVLKGTFVTV, from the coding sequence ATGTCCATTCACGTAAAGCGTGCCGCCGCCCTCAAGTCCGCCCAGGCCATCATTGACGCCGCCAAGTCCGGCGGCCGGGACCTCACGGACCAGGAGGTTACCCAGGTTGAGGGCCTCCACGCTGAAATCAAGGGCTATGACGCCAGCATTGCCCGCGTAGGCGGCCAGAAGTCCCTCACCCAGGCCATTGCCGAGGCAGCGGGACCGATGGGTGAATCCGGCGACGGCACCCAGTACCTTGACCTTGGCTCCAAGGCCCATGCCATCACATTGACATACGCCATGAAAGGCACCACCCCGGAGGGCGCCAAGGCCCTGGTCACCAACGGGTCCGTTGTGGTGGGCACGCCTCTGATTGACACGACTCCGGTAACCCTGGGACGCCCGCTCCGGTCGTTCCTGGAGGCCATCCCCAGCGTGGAGCGGCCCGCCGCCTACTCTTACCTGGCCCAGTCCGTCAGGACCGAGAACGCGGCCGTTGTCTCCAACGGCGCCGTCAAGCCCACGTCCGTCCTGTCCCTGGTCAAAAAGGACGGCAAGCTGTCCGTCATTGCGACGCTCAGCGAACTTATGGACAAGTTTGTCCTCTCGGATGGGGAGGCCCTCCAGACTTGGGTGGGCCAGGAGCTTACCCAGTCCGTCCTCACCGCCCTGGAAACCCAGGTCCTCAGCGGCAACGGCACCGGGGACAACCTCACCGGCCTGGCCAACACATCCGGCATTCAGACGTTCACGTCCACCGCGGGCAACACGGACAAACTGGTGGAACTCCGTAAGGCCCTCACCAAGCTGGAAACGGCTGGGGAGGTTCCGGTCCAGTTCATCCTCAACCCGGCGGACTGGGAGGCGCTGACGATCAAGCGGAACGCCTCCGGCGAGTTCGACACCGGCAGCGCCATCAACGCCGAAACACGGAAGGCGTGGGGCGTACCCGTTGCCCTGTCCAACTCACTGGCCGCCAACTCCTACTACCTGCTGGGCGAGGGCGCCGCCGTCATCGGCCGCGACGCCGGAATTGTTACCGAATGGGGAACGCCCGGCGACGCATTCACCCGCAACCAGGTGCAGGCGCGGACCGAGGGAAGGTTCTCTCTCGAATGCCGCAGGCCCTCCGCCGTCCTCAAGGGAACGTTCGTCACCGTCTAA
- a CDS encoding LuxR C-terminal-related transcriptional regulator, producing the protein MKIFISWSGEESQQVARALKAFLKKLLQATEPWMSEVDIQPGTRWSERIASELQLSQFGIICVTPENRSSEWINFEAGALSIAMGDLDRKVVPLLIGFEERGDLHRGPLGLFNAVRFMEDDVWKLVLTLNGELEVGLDGNDLRELFDVFWPKLEVEVAKLQELAGTPKLPKKSQSELTQEILDTVLEIQRQLQLQSKGDESIPLAALLAAAGPTWPTASPTQRVSDRYVVSERRPDKALTTREREIARLAQSGMSIREIAQLLTLSSRTVEGHLYQIFAKLGITSFSDLPTDRESGSDKDA; encoded by the coding sequence TTGAAAATCTTCATCAGCTGGTCCGGCGAGGAAAGCCAGCAGGTTGCACGCGCGCTGAAAGCGTTCTTGAAAAAGTTACTCCAGGCTACTGAGCCCTGGATGAGCGAAGTGGACATACAGCCTGGAACTCGATGGTCCGAACGCATCGCGTCTGAACTCCAACTGTCGCAGTTCGGAATCATCTGTGTCACGCCTGAAAACCGTTCCTCAGAATGGATTAATTTTGAGGCTGGCGCCCTCTCCATAGCCATGGGCGACTTGGACCGGAAAGTGGTCCCGCTGCTGATTGGTTTTGAGGAACGCGGGGACCTGCACCGGGGACCGCTGGGGCTTTTCAACGCTGTCCGATTCATGGAGGACGACGTATGGAAACTCGTTCTCACCCTCAACGGCGAACTGGAGGTCGGTCTCGACGGAAACGACCTCCGGGAACTGTTCGACGTATTTTGGCCGAAACTGGAGGTCGAGGTTGCCAAGCTCCAAGAGCTCGCCGGAACTCCAAAGCTACCCAAGAAAAGCCAGTCTGAGCTTACTCAGGAGATATTGGATACAGTTCTTGAGATCCAGCGTCAGCTGCAACTGCAATCCAAAGGTGACGAAAGCATCCCTCTGGCCGCGCTCCTTGCGGCCGCCGGGCCTACTTGGCCAACAGCAAGCCCCACACAGCGAGTGTCGGACAGGTATGTGGTGTCTGAGCGGCGACCGGACAAAGCGTTGACCACTCGGGAGAGGGAAATTGCGAGACTGGCACAATCTGGGATGAGTATCCGCGAGATAGCACAGCTACTGACGTTATCGAGCCGAACCGTTGAGGGTCACCTGTACCAGATTTTCGCCAAACTTGGCATTACATCATTCAGTGACTTACCCACCGACCGTGAATCTGGATCCGACAAGGACGCGTGA